The following DNA comes from Candidatus Poribacteria bacterium.
TGAAACACAAACCGGATATCGTTGCACTCACAACACCTGCAATTTTGCGGACCGAGGTCATCCAACTGGCGGTAGAACTCGGATGCCATATCATCTGTGAAAAGCCCTTAGCACTCACCGCAGAGGAAGCAGGACACATCTACAACCTCATCAAAGACACAGGACTGAAACACGGCTTTGCTGCGACACACCTATACGATCCAAGTGTCGCTTACGTCCGTCAATTGCTGACGCAGCAAAAAGTCATCGGCGAACTAAAGGAGATTGATATCGGATACAAGCGTCGGATGTCAAGTACGTCCTCTTCAAAGATGGTAAAACCGTGGAATTGGATGACCTCATTGGCGCACGGTGGGGGAGTGTTGAACAACGGACTCACACATCAGCTCGGTATGCTGGAACGGATGACAGGCATGAAAATTGTTTCTGCTGTCGGTGAAGCCAGAACCTTTATCAGAGAAGCACCGGTCGTGCCAGAGATTCGTGATTTTCGAGTGTGGAGTCGTAAAGAACTTACGCCCGAAGAAGCATCCAAATTTGAATGGCGGGTCTGCGATGCTGAGAGTAATTTCTCGGCACTTTTTTGGATGGCGACCGACACCACTAACCAAACGAACTCTCCACAAAAAATCTTGGCGACCATGCGGACACATCCGGGTGTGCCGACGGATACACCTACCGGAGGCTGGTATTTCTACGGTAGCAACGGAACGCTGGTCGGGGGAGGCAGACATATCTTATCTCCGATTACGTTGTATAATATGGACCCGCAAACCGCACCTAAAAATATCGATGAGACTGCTGAGGAATTGTCTGTCCCCAAGCAACACATCGATGACTTGCCCCGTATTGGCGACGACATCCAAAATAAATGGACTGCGCTTGTTCGGGATTTCCTCGCGGATATCGAAAATCGTCCACACGAACCCTATCTGACTTTTCAAGATGGTTGGCGTTATCAAGTCGCTATTGACGCGATTCGGACAAGCAAAGGATGGACACAGATCCCTGTAAGGGCTGGATGACCCAGCCCCTACCAAACACGGAAACGATACCCTAAATTATGAAATCTACCGCAACCTTAATTTACAAACGGCATCCGACACCTTCATCCCTCTGGAGGTATCATGCCTAAACTGGTTGTCAAGAACTTTATAAATATCCGTGAAGCAGAGATCGATATGGATAAAACCTTAGTGGTTTTTATTGGTGAGACAGCCAGCGGGAAAAGTGTCCTCGCGAAGTTATTGTATTTCTTCCAAGAGTTAATCCGCGACTTTCGGCAACACATCAGACAAATCAATACGCACCCCTCAGAATATTTGCAAACTCCCGGGCAAGAAATGTCCACGGTATTCCAGACACAAATCGCCCGCAAATTCCGAGAGTTTTTTGGTGATGCCGAGGGGGTCTCAAAACCGGTTGCGAAAAGTCAGGAGACTACCGGACAAAAATCGACTGAGGAAAAAGAGGGAACCACAAAACCCTTTGAAATCACTTACCACTATACACGGGAAAGTGCTATCAGACTGACGATAACCGACGAGAAAACGCTTCATATTGCGTTACCCGATATTATGGAGGAAGTCGAAAGTCTCTGTTACAACTTACTGGATAAATTGAAAGAGGTTAACTTAAAACAACTTGAGAGTGCCGTAACAGAGACCAATTCACTTGTCCAAACAGATACAACCTCAGAAAACGCCCAAGACACCCAAAGTGCCGATCGGTTCTATTATATTCTGAACATGGCGATCGGAATGAGTGACATCACTGAGAAATTAGCCGGTAAATATCGCGACAGCCTTTTTATTCCCGCAGATAGAAATATTGCTGCCAACTACCCAGATGCCCTTAAAAGGATTTTTTATGGTGGCATAAAAAGCGATCTTCACACGCGCGCCGCAGCCCGTTCACGCGTGAATCTCCATCTCATCGCACGCTTTTTGGAAAAAAACGAAGAATTCCTTGATACTTTTAGTACACAGAACTTTCGGAACCTTTTTAACCAAAGAATCGAGGAGGAATCAGATGAAATCGATAAACCGATGATGGAATTCCTACTGAAAAAAATTTCTTACATCTTAAACGGCAAATATGAAACAATCGATGAAATTTCCCAATCGAGGCTCTTTTCGCATCCAACCGGCGAAAATACAACTTTTTTAGAACATGCGTCGACAGGGCAGCAAAATGTTATCCGAATTCTACAAGATGTGTTCATGAGCATGCTTTACAATGAAATAATCTTTCGCGTGATTGAAGAACCGGAAGCACACTTACACCCAAAAACACAGAAACATCTCATGCACATCATCGCCTTGATGCGAAACCACATTGACAGCCAAATCGTTTTGACAACCCACAGTCCGTATCTTTTGGCGGTCCTCAAAAACCTTTTAGCCGCCGGACAACTGGCACAAAAGAATCCAGACGCTACGACTGAGATAGAAGCGCGTGTCTCAAAGTTATGTTGGCTAACAGCCGACGATGTCGAAGTCTACCACCTCAAAGATGGAATAAGTCATCCGATTGTTCAACCTGAAAAAGAACCGGTTCTCGAAAATCCGCTTGCGGACCTTCTTACAGAATTTTAACTGCCCGCCATCTCACCATACAAAATCAAGGTAAAAGAGACAGATGTACGAGAAGCACGGAGAAACAATCAAAGCACAAGCCTTCCTTGACGCATTACAAAGCGATGCTGCATCAGTCACCTTCACGAATTGTACGATTGAAGGAGTTGTCGATTTATTTTTTAGAGAATGGGAACGGGACGAAAACCAACGGATCCTTCTGAATAAGAAACTTTCTTGCATCGGGTGCACGTTTAAAAACATCGTCAATTTTCGGATGGTCGTCTTCCAAGAAGAGGTGGATTTTCGGCGCTCCCTCTTTGAAGCAGATATTGACTTCGATGAAGCCATTTTACAAGGTCCTTGTGCCTTCCGCGAAGCCATCTTTCAGAGGCGTGCTGACTTTCATAGTGCGACCTTCCATAAGAGTGCCAG
Coding sequences within:
- a CDS encoding Gfo/Idh/MocA family oxidoreductase, with the protein product MKKLKAIVVGAGWSAEGHTKAFQHYGVEVLAICARKPDVVQKVASQLGVAEASINWRESLLKHKPDIVALTTPAILRTEVIQLAVELGCHIICEKPLALTAEEAGHIYNLIKDTGLKHGFAATHLYDPSVAYVRQLLTQQKVIGELKEIDIGYKRRMSSTSSSKMVKPWNWMTSLAHGGGVLNNGLTHQLGMLERMTGMKIVSAVGEARTFIREAPVVPEIRDFRVWSRKELTPEEASKFEWRVCDAESNFSALFWMATDTTNQTNSPQKILATMRTHPGVPTDTPTGGWYFYGSNGTLVGGGRHILSPITLYNMDPQTAPKNIDETAEELSVPKQHIDDLPRIGDDIQNKWTALVRDFLADIENRPHEPYLTFQDGWRYQVAIDAIRTSKGWTQIPVRAG
- a CDS encoding AAA family ATPase; translation: MPKLVVKNFINIREAEIDMDKTLVVFIGETASGKSVLAKLLYFFQELIRDFRQHIRQINTHPSEYLQTPGQEMSTVFQTQIARKFREFFGDAEGVSKPVAKSQETTGQKSTEEKEGTTKPFEITYHYTRESAIRLTITDEKTLHIALPDIMEEVESLCYNLLDKLKEVNLKQLESAVTETNSLVQTDTTSENAQDTQSADRFYYILNMAIGMSDITEKLAGKYRDSLFIPADRNIAANYPDALKRIFYGGIKSDLHTRAAARSRVNLHLIARFLEKNEEFLDTFSTQNFRNLFNQRIEEESDEIDKPMMEFLLKKISYILNGKYETIDEISQSRLFSHPTGENTTFLEHASTGQQNVIRILQDVFMSMLYNEIIFRVIEEPEAHLHPKTQKHLMHIIALMRNHIDSQIVLTTHSPYLLAVLKNLLAAGQLAQKNPDATTEIEARVSKLCWLTADDVEVYHLKDGISHPIVQPEKEPVLENPLADLLTEF